From Aegilops tauschii subsp. strangulata cultivar AL8/78 chromosome 5, Aet v6.0, whole genome shotgun sequence:
CAAAATGAGCAGAGGAAGCTGTGGACTGGCATGAGCTAGGGAGCCATGGGCTCCCTTTGCTGGACTGCTCCTTCGCCCTTCCTGCCGCCCCGCCTGCCTGCCAGCAGATGACGCCGCGGAGGTCAGCACCTCGGAGACCAGCAAGGGCTCTGTGCTCTCGCTCGCCAACGGCCCTGCCGACAATGGCAATGCCGCTCACTGAGCCAATGGCACGTTCGCCGAGCTCCTGCACTGCTCCAACGCCGCTGACAAGCGAATGCAGCATCAGCATCAGCAGCTGCAGCCCACGCTTGCCTACTACACCACCCAGGGCTCGCACGTCTCACCCATGTTCTTTCAGATGATTTCCCAGCTCACCTTCTCCCAGGAGCAGCAGCACCGccaccgcctccgccgccaccaccacgcCTCTGTTGCCTTCGACAGGAGCACACTTCAGTCCAACACCGTGTCCACCCTGCAGTGGCCGCCGTCCCAGCACCAGTTCCTGATGCAGAGGTTCTCTGCTGCTCCAGGTGAACCTTCGTCCATCTTTCCCTTCTTTCTTGGAGGCGgcggtgctgctgctgctgctgctcctgcaGCAGTCAATGCGCTTGAGTGGGGGCTGCAGCTCAATGCGCTTGAGTAGTTACATGAGGAGTACATCAATCATGGTGCAGCCCCATTAACTGCAAAAAGTGAGTTGTTTAACAATTTTCTGCACCACACAAGATATGCATCATTCGTATCTGCATTCTTTCAAAAGCTTGCCGATGTTCTAATTGCACAATCATCATCTGCTAATATGTTCTTTTGCCCTGATTTCATTCAGATCCGTTGCTCTAACTGCACAGTCATCATCTGCTAATATTTTCTTTTTGCCCTGATTCCATTCAGATTCAGCGTTGTACCAACTACCAGGTCATGATCCATTCAGCACAAGCAAAACCCAGAACGAGAGAAGGTCCACGGTGTCGAAGGTGTCGGCACCATGAAGGCGCGTGGACAACAAATGCTTATTAGCTGGACCTTTGAGTCTTCTCAACAAAAACATGTTGGCATGGTCTGGATACTGGTGGCATAAGAATTTCTCATGTACCTGGGCATTTGCAGATGGTAATTCAAACATGAGTGATTTGATTTCTTTCACCTGATATCAGTACTATGATTGTCAGTCTTATCGCAACGAGCCTTGTATTGCCTTCATTGGCTGGGCTCTCGCAAAAAGTTCTTGGTGCAGTCGTCTAGAAGACATTTTTTTATATGAAGTTGCTAAAAGAAAATCGAATCTTGGTGCAGTTGTTAAAAACTAGAGGAAAATTAAATAAAATCAGCACATACTACCACTTCTTGTGAACCTTGAAATGCAGGTCGTTATCCGAAAGTCCTCTTTTGCTCCTGAGCTCAAATGAGGTCCGGATGAACGGTAAaaaaacaaattcaaaaaatccTGAATTTTGAAAATGACAAACTTTGGTAAATGTTTTGTATGCTTGATAAATTTCATCACAAGATGGCATTCTTGGAAGTCACGGCAAAAACAAAAACAGCACTCCAAAATGGTTTCAAAAATAGCAATTTTGGAGCATTGATCTTTTTGCGACCACTTCCACGAATGTCctttcatgataaatttttacaAGCACACAAAACATTTATCAAAGTTTACCAAAAAAAACCCGAAAGTTCTTGATTTGTTTTGCAAAATTTTGGATTTGACCGTTCATCAAGGAGCACTTGAGCTCGGCAGCAGATACTCCACGTCTGTCCATCGTAATCGATCGTTTTTGCGATGAAAGGAGGCGTTCATTCTCGCAAAAactctttcaaaaaaaaaatctcgCAAAAAAAAAGATGAATGATGCGCCCTTCAAAGAAAAAAGATGAATGATGCAATAATCCACCGGAATCCTTTTTTTTCGATCAACAGGAAGTAAGCTCGTGGCTCCATACCAGCGCTCCAATTTCCTATCGAGCGACGCTCTCTCCAAGTCCCAACGGACGGCCGGATCGGTCGGGCCAGCCGATCGGACGCCGCGCGACCTTCCCGCGCGGCCCCCAGCCTATACAGAAACCCTCATCCCGCATCCCGCAGAGGCAAAACAGAGCAACCTCCACCCCCAGCGCCGccgccctcccctcccctcccctcccctcctcgcGCCGCAAGAAGCGCCGGCTCTCCcacacccgccgccgcccgcagccatgGCGACCGAGCTGGCGTACGCGCCGCCGATGAAGTCCGGCAAGGCCGGCTTCGAGGGCCCGCAGGAGGCGCAGCACCGCATCCGCATCACCCTCTCCTCCAAGAGCGTCAAGAACCTCGAGAAGGGTAGGGTGTTTCCTCcttgcttccttcctttccttcCGATGATGATGGGGTGgatccccttcttcctcctcttctggTCTTGTGATCTTGTTGATCTGACTGACGCGTGCGTGTTCCTCGTGTGCCGGCGACAGTGTGCTCCGATCTGGTGAGGGGCGCCAAGGACAAGCTGCTCCGGGTCAAGGGCCCCGTCAGGATGCCCACCAAGGTGCTCAACATCACCACCAGGAAGTCGCCGTGCGGAGAAGGTGACTGACACGCCTCCCTCGTCGGCTCCCATTTTTTACTTCGTTTCTGTGCCCTGTATGCTCGCCGTCATGCAACTACGGCGTCGGTAAAACGCTTCTCTGTAGAATCAGGCTGTTTAGGGTTAGATGGCACGTCAGTAAATTGGTTGTATGGACAGTTCTTTGTTGCTAGTTGTTAGCCAAGAGATCAACTGTCTCAGTTGAAGTTCATAGCCCATAGGATTTTAACAGTGATCGATCCTACCATCTTGATGATACGATGATCAGCTGTTTGCTGTTAATTTTTGTTTGCACTCTGTTTTATGATGGGCTGCTCAGATGATGCTAAAACAACAAGTTATTCCTGGATTACAAAATCGAGCTTTTTAAAGCTGGTGGGCAGCCCCTTTAATGCTATGTTTTCTTCCGAAGAAAACACTTGTCCTTCCTACTTGGTAATGCAAGCAATGTGTTACAAGTGCAGTCCTCTGGATGTTTATGGTTGTAATATACTTGCACGATTTTATTAACCAGCACCATATGGTTGCCACTTGGGCTACAAATAGGATTAATCATTCAACTTATGGTTTCACTAAGAATGAAGCAGTTGCACTTGGCAAATAGGCTGAGCAAATGATGATTCCACATGGTGTTTCTGACACATCTGATGTTTCAAAATCGAGCTTTTTAATACTGCTTCATTCCTATTTGTGTATAGTTTATTTTGGCTATACTTGTACTGATGATGCCATCTTCCTTCGGTGTTTAGGTACCAACACCTGGGATCGGTTTGAGATGCGGGTGCACAAGCGGGTGATCGACCTCGTCAGCTCCCCGGACGTTGTCAAGCAGATCACCTCGATCACCATCGAGCCCGGTGTTGAGGTTGAGGTGACCATCAGCGACCAGTAGAGAGCTGTGCCTTTTTTTTTTACAAGTGTGGGGAGACACCAGCGAACCAAGACATAATTTTGAACGTTTGGTAGTATGTGAACTGGGTTTTGTATGGCTCATTAGGTTCTTTGCCCTGTGATTCAGAGTACCTCTTATGGTCTGAGATATCATCTTGAATTTTTGTCGCTCTTCGGTGTGTTGCGCTGGATTGGATATTTATACATGGCTCACTATTGATGTGTCTGAGATTTGGTGTCATCAGTTGTCATAATTTCCATTAGTTGCTCCACTGTGAGGACATTGCTTCAGCTAATATCAGGTGCAGTATTCAAGAAATTGTAACCTGCAAAGTGAAAAGCAAACAAAAGCTATCTGAGGGACTTGGAATAGCTAATGCCTTCAAATTTTTAAACCTATTTGTGATGATCCACTTTATGGACCTAAGAGTATCTGCAATGTGGGTTACATTGCTTTATAGTGAATCACCATCTTGTCTTTCATTTCAAGCCGTTTGTCACAATTGGACGCATCACCGTGTTCATCTGTAATTTAGTAGCCTACATTTGAACTGATGGACAGAAATCCCCTGCTTAACACCAATAATCAGCTCCGCAACTAGCCGCGTTCTGACACCGATTAACCTTCATACTGGCTTTTGTTGCATCTCATTTCGCCCTTGTGTGATCAAGCCATTGattccatcgcataggaaagaAATGCTTATCTGCATACATGGCAAACAGATAACAGAATAAATCTAACTTGCGGACAATCAGATGTATTTTTCCTTGTTCAGAGCAGCATAAGAGTGGGCATCTTTTCAGTGCGGTTCTAACCAGTAGGTCGTGAATTCCTTGGTTGAATCCCAAAATATAAGTCCAATGCCAGATGCTTGACAACTAGTCCGTCATGCATTTCCAAGTAGACTGGTTGTGGGCTTAAATCCATTATACTACACTCCCCCAgcgacttatatttaggaacagagggagtatgcaATATGCAAGGGCATGATTGAGAGGTGTAGAGAGCCTATGACGCAGTAAATATGTGGTTTTACTAGCATAAAGGTGATGATATCAAATCGGAGCTCACTAGAGAAGAATAATAATGCGGTGGGCCAGGAGGGCACCTTCAAGTCACCAATTCCCAAGCTATAAATACCAATCTCTCCCGTGCCTCACAGTTTCAATTCCATTTCCTCTACTAACGATGAACATGAGACGGTGCAAACACCCAGACGGTAGAAAGTGTGTGTTGTATAAAGACAAGTTGGATATGCTTGAAAGACATCGGGAATTATTTTACTGCGAGGAATCCTTGTACCAGGGGCGATGGTAGGATGGTCTCCTATGATGATCCACTCTACGGACCAAAATCTTTTTGAGGGACTTGAGTAGCTAATGCCTTCAAATTTTTAAACCTATTTGTGATGATCCACTTTATGGACCCAAGAGTATCTTTAATGCGGGTTACATTACTTTATAGTAAATCACCATCTTCTCTTTCATTTCAAGCCTTTTGTTACAACTGTAAGAATCACCATCTTCATCTGTAATTTTATAGCGAGTAAAATGCACCATAAGTCCTGAAACTATTGAAGGTGTGTCAGTTTAGTCCTATAACTTTAAAACTGCAGTTTTAGGTCTTAAAACTATTGAAGGTGTATTAGTTAAACGGCAATTTTCGGTCCTAAAACTATTTGAGGTGTGTCACTTTAGTCTTATAAGGATGGTTATCTCATCCTTACCCTGCAGTTGCAGAACGACACGTCGCACAATGTCCAATTGCTACCCACCTGTGGTTGCTGTTGGGGCTGCGTCACTCTCGCCGACCTTGCGTGAGCTTCACGGTTTCCGCACGCTCATCTGCGTCGTCTAGTAGCAACGACAATTCCCCGCCTGTGGCCATGCTCATGCCcaaacaagagagagagagagagaaagaaagagagagagagagagaggtgggaTGGTGCCATCCATCCCGATTTCGTCCTCCATACTGACTGGCTCGGGGTCTCCCCGGCGGCCACGCCAAACCTCCCGACGAGGCTGCACTGTAGCTCATGGCCACACAGGTGATGAGCGTGCAGGTTGGAACACACACTGCAACATGGAAGCATAAGGACTACTTTTGGGGACCATAGATGCTGGCCATGCAATTTCAGCACCTGAGATGACCTAACTTACAAAGTTTTTGGGACCCAAATCTTCAGTTTCCAAGTTATATGACTAAACAGACACAACTCCAATAGTTTTAGGACTCAAAACTGCAGTTTTAAAGTTATAGGACTAAACTGACACACGACCAATAATTTTAGGACTTGTGATGCATTTTACTCTTTTATAGCCTACATTTGAACTGATGGACAGAAATCCCCACAACGCCTTGGTTTGCAACGCTGCACAGCTAAACACCAATAATTAGTAGCTAGACAACTAGccgccttccacaccaagtaACCTTCGGACCGGCTTGAGGTGCATCTCATTTCGCCCTCCGTGATCAAGCCGTTGATTCCATCACATCGGAAAGAAATACTCATCTGCATACATGGCAAACCGATAACAGAATAAATCTAACACATAGACAATCAGATGTATTTTTCCTTGTTCAGAGCATCATAAGTGGGTAACTTTTCAGTGCGGTTCTAACTAGTAGGTCGTGAATTCCTTGGTTGAATCCCAAAATATAAGTCCAATGCCAGATGCTTGACAACAAGTAGTCCGTCATGCATTTCCAAGTAGACAGG
This genomic window contains:
- the LOC109769435 gene encoding small ribosomal subunit protein uS10 translates to MATELAYAPPMKSGKAGFEGPQEAQHRIRITLSSKSVKNLEKVCSDLVRGAKDKLLRVKGPVRMPTKVLNITTRKSPCGEGTNTWDRFEMRVHKRVIDLVSSPDVVKQITSITIEPGVEVEVTISDQ